A genome region from Manihot esculenta cultivar AM560-2 chromosome 5, M.esculenta_v8, whole genome shotgun sequence includes the following:
- the LOC110615818 gene encoding uncharacterized protein LOC110615818 isoform X3, with the protein MATAREPKPVKKLGELLQEQQEPFVLKLFLVERGYLRKSFNGGSSFPCCHGNSRKSLKSSFNLGLKSSKKGISHCPKILRNVYNQVMSFNQRLRIKTSNHRDENVDDAENKENRGGGELERFSSASSSTVFNSCSESDAEETSTSQQKDHISFTTNTPESFRLCNLIENEAVTDRKLPWKCIEESRQLRPVSVLEEVASHRECFNTVKEKNPSRKVTEDSILSASLWKILFHSVTEKPTFPGISEIQELVQSQQLKSKSTLQQTRQLLFDCIREIVEKQRRKQKEKQQQEQRKYLASEELGKLVEEKIKLWGKQSGEESTLNEQLDLEFRDSAQEWNGYEPQRRNIGCEIGDAILEEISSEIVVEMIDFLLPIITG; encoded by the exons ATGGCCACCGCCAGGGAGCCCAAACCAGTTAAAAAGCTTGGAGAACTCCTTCAGGAACAGCAAGAGCCTTTTGTTCTGAAGCTTTTCCTAGTGGAAAGGGGGTATCTGAGAAAGAGCTTTAATGGCGGAAGTAGCTTCCCCTGCTGTCATGGAAATTCTAGAAAGTCTCTCAAGAGCTCATTTAACCTTGGTCTTAAAAGCAGCAAAAAGGGTATTTCTCACTGTccaaaaatattaagaaatgtATATAATCAGGTCATGTCCTTCAACCAGAGGCTCAGaatcaaaacatcaaatcatAGAGATGAGAATGTTGATGATGCAGAGAATAAAGAGaacagaggaggaggagaatTAGAAAGATTTTCTTCTGCAAGCAGCTCAACAGTGTTTAATTCATGCTCTGAAAGCGATGCAGAAGAAACCTCCACTTCACAGCAAAAAGATCACATCTCATTCACAACAAACACTCCAGAGTCTTTCAGACTCTGCAATCTAATAGAAAATGAG GCTGTTACAGATAGAAAGCTCCCATGGAAATGCATAGAAGAAAGTAGACAACTCAGGCCAGTGTCTGTACTAGAAGAGGTAGCTTCACACAGAG AATGTTTCAATAcagtaaaagaaaagaatccGTCAAGGAAAGTTACAGAGGACTCGATTCTATCAGCTTCCCTGTGGAAAATACTTTTCCACTCAGTAACAGAGAAACCAACTTTTCCAGGAATCTCAGAAATTCAGGAGCTTGTCCAATCACAGCAGTTGAAATCTAAGTCAACTTTGCAGCAAACAAGGCAACTTCTTTTTGACTGTATAAGGGAGATAGTAGAGAAACAAAGAAGGAAGCAGAAGGAAAAGCAACAGCAAGAGCAGAGAAAATATTTGGCATCAGAAGAGCTTGGAAAGCTCgttgaagagaaaataaagtTGTGGGGAAAACAGTCTGGTGAAGAATCAACCTTGAACGAACAACTGGATTTAGAATTTCGAGATTCAGCACAAGAATGGAATGGTTATGAGCCACAGAGAAGGAATATTGGGTGTGAGATTGGAGATGCCATTTTGGAAGAGATAAGCAGTGAAATTGTTGTGGAAATGATTGATTTCTTGTTACCAATCATCACAGGTTGA
- the LOC110615818 gene encoding uncharacterized protein LOC110615818 isoform X1 translates to MATAREPKPVKKLGELLQEQQEPFVLKLFLVERGYLRKSFNGGSSFPCCHGNSRKSLKSSFNLGLKSSKKGISHCPKILRNVYNQVMSFNQRLRIKTSNHRDENVDDAENKENRGGGELERFSSASSSTVFNSCSESDAEETSTSQQKDHISFTTNTPESFRLCNLIENEAVTDRKLPWKCIEESRQLRPVSVLEEVASHRGCPLYNKCFNTVKEKNPSRKVTEDSILSASLWKILFHSVTEKPTFPGISEIQELVQSQQLKSKSTLQQTRQLLFDCIREIVEKQRRKQKEKQQQEQRKYLASEELGKLVEEKIKLWGKQSGEESTLNEQLDLEFRDSAQEWNGYEPQRRNIGCEIGDAILEEISSEIVVEMIDFLLPIITG, encoded by the exons ATGGCCACCGCCAGGGAGCCCAAACCAGTTAAAAAGCTTGGAGAACTCCTTCAGGAACAGCAAGAGCCTTTTGTTCTGAAGCTTTTCCTAGTGGAAAGGGGGTATCTGAGAAAGAGCTTTAATGGCGGAAGTAGCTTCCCCTGCTGTCATGGAAATTCTAGAAAGTCTCTCAAGAGCTCATTTAACCTTGGTCTTAAAAGCAGCAAAAAGGGTATTTCTCACTGTccaaaaatattaagaaatgtATATAATCAGGTCATGTCCTTCAACCAGAGGCTCAGaatcaaaacatcaaatcatAGAGATGAGAATGTTGATGATGCAGAGAATAAAGAGaacagaggaggaggagaatTAGAAAGATTTTCTTCTGCAAGCAGCTCAACAGTGTTTAATTCATGCTCTGAAAGCGATGCAGAAGAAACCTCCACTTCACAGCAAAAAGATCACATCTCATTCACAACAAACACTCCAGAGTCTTTCAGACTCTGCAATCTAATAGAAAATGAG GCTGTTACAGATAGAAAGCTCCCATGGAAATGCATAGAAGAAAGTAGACAACTCAGGCCAGTGTCTGTACTAGAAGAGGTAGCTTCACACAGAGGTTGCCCACTTTATAACA AATGTTTCAATAcagtaaaagaaaagaatccGTCAAGGAAAGTTACAGAGGACTCGATTCTATCAGCTTCCCTGTGGAAAATACTTTTCCACTCAGTAACAGAGAAACCAACTTTTCCAGGAATCTCAGAAATTCAGGAGCTTGTCCAATCACAGCAGTTGAAATCTAAGTCAACTTTGCAGCAAACAAGGCAACTTCTTTTTGACTGTATAAGGGAGATAGTAGAGAAACAAAGAAGGAAGCAGAAGGAAAAGCAACAGCAAGAGCAGAGAAAATATTTGGCATCAGAAGAGCTTGGAAAGCTCgttgaagagaaaataaagtTGTGGGGAAAACAGTCTGGTGAAGAATCAACCTTGAACGAACAACTGGATTTAGAATTTCGAGATTCAGCACAAGAATGGAATGGTTATGAGCCACAGAGAAGGAATATTGGGTGTGAGATTGGAGATGCCATTTTGGAAGAGATAAGCAGTGAAATTGTTGTGGAAATGATTGATTTCTTGTTACCAATCATCACAGGTTGA
- the LOC110615818 gene encoding uncharacterized protein LOC110615818 isoform X2: MATAREPKPVKKLGELLQEQQEPFVLKLFLVERGYLRKSFNGGSSFPCCHGNSRKSLKSSFNLGLKSSKKGISHCPKILRNVYNQVMSFNQRLRIKTSNHRDENVDDAENKENRGGGELERFSSASSSTVFNSCSESDAEETSTSQQKDHISFTTNTPESFRLCNLIENEAVTDRKLPWKCIEESRQLRPVSVLEEVASHRGCPLYNKCFNTVKEKNPSRKVTEDSILSASLWKILFHSVTEKPTFPGISEIQELVQSQQLKSKSTLQQTRQLLFDCIREIVEKQRRKQKEKQQQEQRKYLASEELGKLVEEKIKLWGKQSGEESTLNEQLDLEFRDSAQEWNGYEPQRRNIGCEIGDAILEEISSEIVVEMIDFLLPIITE, translated from the exons ATGGCCACCGCCAGGGAGCCCAAACCAGTTAAAAAGCTTGGAGAACTCCTTCAGGAACAGCAAGAGCCTTTTGTTCTGAAGCTTTTCCTAGTGGAAAGGGGGTATCTGAGAAAGAGCTTTAATGGCGGAAGTAGCTTCCCCTGCTGTCATGGAAATTCTAGAAAGTCTCTCAAGAGCTCATTTAACCTTGGTCTTAAAAGCAGCAAAAAGGGTATTTCTCACTGTccaaaaatattaagaaatgtATATAATCAGGTCATGTCCTTCAACCAGAGGCTCAGaatcaaaacatcaaatcatAGAGATGAGAATGTTGATGATGCAGAGAATAAAGAGaacagaggaggaggagaatTAGAAAGATTTTCTTCTGCAAGCAGCTCAACAGTGTTTAATTCATGCTCTGAAAGCGATGCAGAAGAAACCTCCACTTCACAGCAAAAAGATCACATCTCATTCACAACAAACACTCCAGAGTCTTTCAGACTCTGCAATCTAATAGAAAATGAG GCTGTTACAGATAGAAAGCTCCCATGGAAATGCATAGAAGAAAGTAGACAACTCAGGCCAGTGTCTGTACTAGAAGAGGTAGCTTCACACAGAGGTTGCCCACTTTATAACA AATGTTTCAATAcagtaaaagaaaagaatccGTCAAGGAAAGTTACAGAGGACTCGATTCTATCAGCTTCCCTGTGGAAAATACTTTTCCACTCAGTAACAGAGAAACCAACTTTTCCAGGAATCTCAGAAATTCAGGAGCTTGTCCAATCACAGCAGTTGAAATCTAAGTCAACTTTGCAGCAAACAAGGCAACTTCTTTTTGACTGTATAAGGGAGATAGTAGAGAAACAAAGAAGGAAGCAGAAGGAAAAGCAACAGCAAGAGCAGAGAAAATATTTGGCATCAGAAGAGCTTGGAAAGCTCgttgaagagaaaataaagtTGTGGGGAAAACAGTCTGGTGAAGAATCAACCTTGAACGAACAACTGGATTTAGAATTTCGAGATTCAGCACAAGAATGGAATGGTTATGAGCCACAGAGAAGGAATATTGGGTGTGAGATTGGAGATGCCATTTTGGAAGAGATAAGCAGTGAAATTGTTGTGGAAATGATTGATTTCTTGTTACCAATCATCACAG AGTAG